The Taeniopygia guttata chromosome 1A, bTaeGut7.mat, whole genome shotgun sequence DNA window CACGCGGGGGATGAGGGGGGACACGCGGGGGATGAGGGGGGACACGCGGGGGATGAGGAGGGACACGCGGGGGATGAGGAGGGACACGCGGGGGATGAGGAGGGACACGCGGGGGATGAGGAGGGACACGCGGGGGATGAGGTGGGACACGCGGGGGGTGAGGAGGGACACGCGGGGGATGAGGAGGGACACGCGGGGGGTGAGGAGGGACACGCGGGGGGTGAGGAGGGACACGCGGGGGATGAGGAGGGACACGCGGGGGGTGAGGAGGGACACGCGGGGGGTGAGGAGGGACACGCGGGGGGTGAGGAGGGACACGCGGGGGGTGAGGAGGGACACACGGCGGGTGAGTGACCCCGGCGGGCGCTCACCCTTGTGGCAGTGCGACAGGAAGAAGGCGCGCGCGCGCAGGTTGTCATGGTCGAAGCGGTCGATGGACGCGGCCGGGTACTCGCGCGTGCGGCCCCCGAACCGGCTCATGGCGGGCGGCGCGCGCTTCCGCCCGCCTGACCCCCACAGCCAATCCTGAcgcggccccggcccccccAGCCAATCCCGAGCCGGCTCCGCCCCCGCGCCGGCCTATCCGGGGCAGGCGCGGCCTTTAAAGGGGCCGCGTCGGCCGTTGCCTGGTGACAGTTGGCGACGTGAGGGGCGGGAGGCGGCCCTGAGGGGCGGAAAGCGGCCCTGAGGGGGCGGCTcggccgccgctccgccccgcgTGAGAACTGTCCCCGTTTTGCGTCTCCTGAACCGAGGTGGGCCGCCTTAAAGGCAGGGTGAGCGGGTTGTGGCCAGGGCAGTGGGAGCAGGGTCGCAGTTACGGATGCAAGCCGGGACGTCTGCCTGAGCACCTCGGAACGTCGGGTAGAGTAGGTAGAAGCTACAAGAAAGAGAGGAtcttagattagatattaggaagaatttttttacagtGCGGGCTgtgaggcactgggacaggttGCCCGGTGAGGTTGTGGTGCCCCAGCTCTGGACCAgtttaaggccaggttggatggggctttaaCCAACCTGatctaatggaaggtgtccctgctcgtggcagggggttggaacgagatgatctttaagggtATTTCCAACCCCTTGACATCCTATGAAATCTCTTACTGGCTCTTCTGAGACCCCAAGCAAGTCCTGTGTTTGCTGTCTCGGGTTAAGTGATGTAGGCGGTACCGCCATCTCCTCccactgctgtgccccagggcctCTCCTGCCTGGGGACATGGAGCTCCTTGTCCGGCTCAGGATGCAGCTGGGCCCCCTGTTCTGCTTGATATTTGCTGGTGAATATGGTGTGCACCCTAGGTATGCCACAATGGGTGAAGGCACAGGCACCACTCCTCCCCAGCACCAGGCACACCAGGCTCTGACCCACAGTGCTGCTCCAACCTGCTGACACTCACTCATGACAGCCTCCCCCAGTAGCTAATTTTTCAGGACACATTCTGTTACTGCTCCAGTGGCTGGAAATGTAGTACTCCCCCTGGCTCCAGATAGCATAGGCCAGAGGTGCTCATACCCCAGCCTGACTCCCAGAGTTGGCACCAGCGTTCACTCATACACAGGTCTCACCAGGAGCTGGCACTTTATCCTTGCAGCACACACACATGGGGAATACACAGTTTGTGCAGAGAGACAGTAAAGATTTAAGAAGATACAATAGGGTAGGACAGTTTGTGATGATCAGGTGTGGGGCTTAGCTGGGCATGTAATACTGACTGGTCCTGTTTTACACAGGACAGGCTTATTTTATACTCTTTTCTATCTATTCTCATCTTtgtttctctctgctcctgcacaTTCATCACAAATCTATACAGTTCCATGGATTCCCACACCTCTCCAAGTCTGGGCCCCCCTGGTTAAGTATCACCAGTGCAAGGTCCAGGTTGGTCTCCCTGGATGTCATTCCTGTAGTTCCTTAATAGCCCATCTATTAGTGCTGGAGTTGAGGTTTCTTTATCAGTGTTTGTTTTGTCAGGTCCCTGTCTCtgcatattttgtttgtttccccctttttcccaaatttcccaacTGACAAGGTCCCTGATCAGATAACCTTGCTGGAATAAACATTCTCACACTCTTCACATGCCACAGGTATGGTTCTCATCATCACTTTCCTCATTTGCTGCTCAGGTTTGAGTCCCTGTATATTGCTTTAtgtctttctccctttcctgtAACCCCGTGTTGCAGTGAAAATGGTCCTTGAGCAGATGCCCTAAGGGAGCAGATGCCCTAACTCTCCTCCCACAAACCCTTACAGTTTGTGTAACTGTTCAGGAAACCACCATCAGTGAGCCCAGGCTAGTTGGGATTCCACAGTAATTGTGTTATCATTAACTTAAAAAATCTGTTCCCAATGCCAAAGCACTCGCTGTTTACCCTAAATTAGGAGCTGGCAAACATTGTCAGCTTAGCAAAGTCCACTTCACTGTTCAAAAATTCCCCTTCCATGAAAAGTGTTAATATtaaactgaatattttcttaCCATTCTCTTGTcttatttttttgcctttgtctTTCTGTTGTCTTTCATCTCTTCCCTGAATTCCTGGCTGGAGtacagctgtgccctgctctggtACAATGAAAACAGCTCTGTGCCTAGAACTTGGACACACAATAGACAAAGAGTACAATTTTTAAATAGCAGCCCCAAAATGGGATGCTTTCATTATATGAAGTCACTAAGCTGGAACTTTCAATatataatctttattttttttgggcAGGAACGCCTGTGGACAGGCTCTGTGAATTAACAGTGACTCAAGACGTGCCAGACCTACCCACACGTCTCGAAGAAAAACATTCATTAGGTGAATCCAGCACATCCAGTAAAGAAGTACTTAACACTAATGACATGTAAGTTATCACAAGACACGTAATTTCATTATAGATTAGCATTTATTAGGATCGAATATTATTGCTAATCATATTGACTGTCTAAAGTCAATACTGACTGACAACAGTTCTCATCAAACACTGTTGAAAAAATACAGAGCTTGAAAAATCCTGTGATGGCTACAAAAGAGCCCTTTGTcgcacaggagaaaaaaacttGCCCTACTTACTACCCTCAATTTAGAATAAGGATCTGTGCTTATCCTGTTTATTTGTGTTTGATACCTCATAACCAGGtgtgaaaattactttttagtTTAGTGAATGGCTGCTTTCGATTACAAAATGCTGCAGGGCCTGGTAAAAGAATGCTTGAAGTACTGAACTGCAAGAAATGGTTTAGTGTTGCCAGAAAAATGCccttttacatatttttattggTCTCTAATAAATGCATTCAATAAGAGATTAAAGGCCCTTTCTTTGTCTTCCTGCTGGCTCTCATACAAACAGGTGATACATGtgcagatttctttctgctaaTTCTACATTGTGATAATAATAATTCTTGATATAATTTccccaaatatttttatccCGTGGtgcaagacttttttttcaatttctgcttttctaaaaGAATAGTGTCATTTTCAGCATTCAACTTTTCCAGCTCTCTGTTGATACAGGGACTTGCCAAGTAAAGAAATTGGGCAAGGTTTGGAGACAGCATGGCACCCACAGGGAAGGAGACTGTATTCATCCTCTCATTGCAATATCCAGAAGTTTTCATTCCTTGGAGTTACTTTCCTAGTTATGAAGCTGAAGCTTGGTGACATTTCAAAACTGGGAAAGGACTCATCTCTGATCATACCTGCTAGGCATGATAGTGATGGGTGTGTTTTGCTTGTAGAAGAAACAAAAGTTCTATTTGAGCAGCAAAATAAGATATGCTTAGGAAAGCAAATGCAATGAAATTCAGaagtcaaattatttttttaatgtaattcaAATCCATCCCTTGTGAGTATCCACATCCACTGTCTgcaatttttttattgctttttttgttgctcttgtttttagttttcttttttttttttcatttatctaattaatttattttattttcagtctgaGTTTCAACTTGTCTCAGTACTGCTCTTTTCAGATTTAGCAGCTGATTAACCTGTTTGCTATGTCTCAGCAGACGGAACAAATGGGTTTTgtgtgaggaggaagtcagtggCAGTCCATTTGCTTGGGCAAAGCTAGAAAAGGGTGAATTCTGGCAGGTTGTGCCTTGTCTCCTTATCCAGTTTATCTCTCAAGACCTTACCTCTGTCACTGGCACTATGGCCATGTCACTGactgtgcatttttcctttcccctcctctcccatccTGAGTCTTTGCTGTTCTTCAGTAACAGCCCAGATCTTCATTCTGAGGTTCCCAGTTTGGTGTCGCTTCAggagcaagaaagaaaaatctggaaGTCTGCCTGCCTACCCCAGGGGGACAGCAACTGCAAATATGTGAAATTCAGAAATACTgcatttagtattttttttaattcatcaaTATGCACAGTTAAATTTTAGAAAGGTTGAGTCAAGATGTATATGGAAGTACAGATGAGTTGGGTTTGTTAGACATCAAGTAGTGCATTTAATTTGATTCCAACTGCTTataactttttccttttttaaccTCAGACTTTGAATTCTGTAAttcctttgttttaaaattttgttctaTCCATTACTCTATGTCCCCAACAAAATCACTTGCTTCTGTCTTCtctatttaatgtttttaagtCTAATTTCAGGAAGATGTCTGAAGTTTCTGAAGTCATAACTAAAGCTGACATCAAACCAAAATCAATGCATCGTGCCAAAATATGGTCAAATGATGTAGAGAACTTATACAGATTTCAACAAGCTGGATACAGAGATGAGGTGGAATATAAACAAGTAAAACAAGTTGATAAGGTAAGATTTAGAACTTTGTATTACTTTAAACTTCTGTCTCATGTaaaatgattaaataaaaatggaggTGCTGcttatttcctttcatttagGCTAGGTTCTGATACAGTAGGTTTCCTCACAGTTCTGACATGAATTCTTGAGCTGTTGTTAACCCGGGAGAATAACTCACTTCACAGAAGTGAAGCAGAAATACTACCCATGTTTTATTCCCCATCTCTGATGCATTTAGAAGTATCACAAATCTGTTTGAACAGATGTAGCTGATCTCCAAAGGAATAATTCAGTGttcaggaaagaaatatttcaaagtcaGTTCTCTGAAGCTTCCCTGTTAGTCTGTCAATAGACTTGATAGGAAACTGGTTGATTGTCCATGGAGTCAATCCTGTGTCATTGCTACTGCTTCAGTTTGCACTTGGGTTGTGTGGTAGCACAGTCAGGCTTTGTGCACACTCAGAGCTCGGCCTCTCTCAAAATGATGTCCACAATGGCAATATTTGAACTGTACTAAAGGCAGTTGTGACACAGGCTCTTGTCAACACCAGGGACTCGTGCCTCTGCTCACTGCAGTTGTTAGTGATGCTCCCCAGCACATCAAATGAGATACTGAGTAGTGGACAAATATCCAGTGGCTACTCAAGGTTCAAAATAGCCACCAACAGATTAATACAACaaacaatatatatatttttttttttaattacagctcTGTAATTTATCTTCCAAAGCAACAAATATATTATGAAGAACgcacttttaaaatgtgttgACCTCCTGTGCACataagaaagagcaggaagttccAAGAAACTCACCCCCCTCCAGTTAActcaaaacacagcaaaacacattGATGTGCACAATAAGatagtttattattttattgtggACTCTGATACCACTGCAAAGgctatatatttttatatatttatctataAAATATggtatattatatatatatatatatacacacaccatataatatatatatatttttttatatatatataaaatatggtATATTTTTCAATAACTGCAGAAGGAAATCATGTCATTATTGTGGTAGGATCTGTGTGCTCAAGATTTATGGCAGGGCACAATCACTGGCAGTTAAACCCTGATGAAAGTTAAAGAATGCCACTGACTAACTGTAATGTGAGTGTGCATTCAGTTCCAGCATGCCAGGGCCTGGCAGTGATTCTTGTTCAACTTACATATTCTGAAATGTCTTGTTAAGTCCATATTGTGTCTCTATA harbors:
- the MEIG1 gene encoding meiosis expressed gene 1 protein homolog, translated to MKMSEVSEVITKADIKPKSMHRAKIWSNDVENLYRFQQAGYRDEVEYKQVKQVDKVECWPETGFVKKLQRRDNTFYYYNRQRECEDKDVCKVKVYVY